A portion of the Acidisarcina polymorpha genome contains these proteins:
- a CDS encoding carbohydrate kinase family protein, protein MTDLLKVDLVGVGLNATDTLISLPHYPAPGSKTEYRDVSVMPGGQVATTVVACQHWGMTTRYVGKLGDDSAAKLHREAFVREGVEARLITVAGGASPQSLILVDADGERTVLGRRDERLILQPEDLDRQWVTNARALHVDGHDTAAATLAAEWAREAGIPVIADLDELYPGVEQLLEKIDYLIVSRDFPTRLMEEAHLEKALRRMQRRYRSVLTAATLGEEGVLAWDGKQFHHSPAFAVPVIDTTGAGDIFHAGFIYGLLQGWGLKRQLDFACAAAALNCTGIGARGGIQTVASIEQLMATGSRHPAARVVA, encoded by the coding sequence GTGACAGATTTGTTGAAAGTTGATCTGGTGGGGGTCGGGCTCAATGCAACGGACACGCTGATTTCGCTGCCACACTATCCCGCACCTGGCTCGAAGACGGAGTACCGGGATGTCAGTGTGATGCCCGGAGGGCAGGTCGCGACGACGGTAGTGGCATGTCAGCACTGGGGGATGACGACCCGGTATGTCGGGAAGCTGGGCGACGACTCTGCCGCGAAGCTGCATCGCGAGGCGTTTGTGCGCGAGGGGGTTGAGGCCCGGCTCATTACTGTTGCCGGCGGTGCAAGTCCGCAGTCGCTGATCCTGGTCGATGCCGATGGCGAGCGGACGGTGCTTGGGCGGCGCGATGAACGGCTGATCCTGCAGCCGGAGGACCTCGATCGGCAATGGGTCACCAACGCTCGCGCACTCCATGTGGACGGCCATGACACGGCTGCGGCGACACTGGCGGCGGAATGGGCGCGGGAGGCCGGAATCCCGGTGATTGCCGATCTGGATGAGCTCTATCCTGGCGTCGAGCAACTGCTGGAAAAGATCGATTATTTAATCGTGAGCCGGGACTTTCCGACGCGGCTGATGGAAGAGGCGCACCTGGAGAAAGCGCTGCGAAGAATGCAGCGCCGGTATCGATCGGTGCTGACCGCAGCGACCCTCGGGGAAGAGGGCGTGCTGGCGTGGGATGGGAAGCAGTTTCATCATAGCCCGGCATTCGCCGTGCCGGTGATCGATACGACCGGAGCGGGAGACATCTTCCATGCCGGATTCATTTATGGGTTGCTGCAAGGCTGGGGACTGAAGCGGCAGCTCGATTTTGCGTGCGCGGCGGCGGCGTTGAATTGCACGGGCATCGGCGCGCGGGGCGGCATTCAGACGGTTGCGAGCATTGAACAGTTAATGGCGACCGGCTCTCGGCATCCAGCGGCCCGGGTAGTGGCTTAG
- a CDS encoding substrate-binding domain-containing protein, with protein MKKLRDQVAVASLALVGSIFNLGCERHSASEQYYLIAANIGLPYWKTANSGLQAAAARYGVKAEMRGPYTLDAKAEADELDAMIARHPAGILVSAADPKLMQPEIDKALGAGIPVITMDSDVPDSQRLYFVGTNNLQAGRLGGQRLVQKLNGKGNVVFFTIQGQLNAEERLKGYKDVLADHPGIKVADVFDMHGDSGAAMDKASEYLGRKGADAVSAFVCLEASAGKDIAEAFKRNNVKDKLLVAMDTDQATLDLIKDGTIDSSIAQKPYTMAFFGLKGLDDVHHYPPTEKLTVDFDLESNSPFPSFVDTGVALVDSTNVDSFLKSKPTQ; from the coding sequence ATGAAGAAATTAAGGGACCAAGTCGCAGTGGCGTCGTTGGCGTTAGTGGGGTCGATCTTCAACCTCGGATGCGAGCGGCATAGCGCCTCCGAGCAGTATTACCTGATCGCGGCAAACATTGGGTTGCCTTATTGGAAGACCGCAAACTCCGGCCTGCAGGCGGCAGCGGCACGGTATGGGGTGAAGGCGGAGATGCGCGGCCCCTATACTCTCGATGCGAAGGCGGAGGCGGATGAATTAGACGCGATGATCGCCCGGCACCCGGCGGGCATATTGGTGTCGGCGGCGGATCCGAAGCTGATGCAACCGGAGATCGATAAAGCACTCGGGGCTGGCATTCCGGTCATCACCATGGACTCCGACGTGCCGGATAGCCAGCGGCTTTACTTTGTGGGCACCAATAATCTGCAGGCGGGCCGGCTAGGGGGTCAGCGGCTGGTGCAGAAGCTGAATGGGAAGGGCAACGTGGTCTTCTTCACCATCCAAGGGCAGCTCAATGCCGAGGAGCGTCTGAAGGGATATAAGGACGTTCTGGCCGACCATCCCGGCATCAAGGTTGCCGATGTTTTCGATATGCACGGGGATTCCGGTGCGGCAATGGACAAGGCGTCGGAGTACCTGGGGCGCAAGGGAGCGGATGCGGTCAGTGCGTTCGTCTGCCTGGAGGCGTCAGCAGGCAAGGACATTGCCGAGGCATTTAAGCGGAACAACGTCAAAGACAAGCTACTGGTGGCGATGGATACCGACCAGGCAACGCTCGATCTGATCAAAGATGGGACGATCGATTCCAGCATCGCGCAGAAGCCGTACACGATGGCTTTCTTTGGATTGAAGGGGCTGGACGACGTGCACCATTATCCGCCGACCGAAAAGCTGACGGTCGATTTCGATCTGGAGTCGAACTCGCCTTTCCCGTCCTTTGTGGACACGGGAGTGGCACTGGTGGATTCGACGAATGTGGATAGTTTCTTGAAGTCGAAACCAACCCAGTAG
- the uxaC gene encoding glucuronate isomerase yields the protein MSLLHDDRLFPGDPATRAIARRLFEGIRDLPLVSPHGHTQASWFARDEPFPDPAKLFVQPDHYVHRMLYSQGVSLDDLEIGVAELKDPRRVWRIFAEHYYLFRGTPTRLWLDYAFEELFGLEERLSAKTADHSYDIIAEKLATPEFRPRALYERFRLEVLATTDSPLDSLADHQAIRDSGWKGRILPTFRPDPVVDPEFAGFRENVLKLGELTGEDTSGFKGYLAALEQTRARFKQLGCTATDHGHPTANTAALGREECERLFESVLSGRADAAQQELFRAQMLTEMAGMSVRDGLVMQIHPGSVRNHNLQVYARYGRDMGADIPTATNYVHGLRPLLDRYGNEREFTLILFTLDESAASRELAPLAGHYPCLRLGPPWWFFDSPEGMQRFRENVTETAGFYNTVGFNDDTRAFLSIPARHDVARRMDCAFLAKLVVEHRLDEDEAVEVARDLTYNLVRSAYKL from the coding sequence TTGAGCTTGCTTCATGATGACCGGCTGTTTCCTGGGGACCCTGCAACGCGAGCGATTGCAAGACGGCTCTTTGAAGGGATTCGCGATCTGCCACTGGTGAGTCCCCATGGTCACACCCAGGCGTCCTGGTTCGCTCGCGACGAACCATTTCCCGATCCTGCCAAGTTGTTTGTGCAGCCCGATCACTACGTTCACCGGATGCTTTATAGCCAGGGCGTTTCGCTGGACGATCTGGAGATCGGGGTGGCGGAGCTGAAGGACCCGCGCAGGGTCTGGAGGATTTTCGCGGAGCATTATTATTTGTTTCGCGGCACGCCGACGCGGCTGTGGCTCGATTATGCCTTCGAGGAACTTTTTGGCTTGGAGGAGCGGCTGTCGGCAAAGACCGCCGACCATTCCTACGACATCATTGCGGAGAAGCTGGCGACGCCCGAGTTCCGGCCACGGGCGCTCTATGAACGCTTCCGCCTCGAGGTGCTGGCGACGACGGACTCGCCGCTGGACTCGCTGGCCGACCACCAGGCGATCCGGGATTCGGGATGGAAGGGCCGCATTCTGCCGACATTTCGCCCTGATCCGGTGGTCGATCCGGAGTTTGCGGGATTTCGCGAAAACGTTCTAAAGCTGGGCGAGTTGACTGGAGAAGACACGAGCGGCTTCAAGGGATATCTGGCTGCGCTCGAGCAAACTCGTGCCCGGTTCAAGCAACTCGGCTGCACGGCGACCGACCATGGGCATCCGACGGCCAACACCGCGGCATTGGGCAGAGAAGAGTGCGAGCGGCTGTTCGAGTCGGTGTTGAGCGGGCGGGCGGATGCTGCGCAGCAGGAGCTATTTCGTGCGCAGATGCTGACGGAGATGGCGGGGATGAGCGTGCGGGATGGGCTGGTAATGCAGATTCATCCGGGCAGCGTGCGCAACCATAACCTGCAGGTGTATGCGCGGTATGGGCGGGATATGGGCGCGGACATTCCGACGGCGACCAACTATGTGCACGGGTTACGCCCGCTGCTGGATCGCTATGGCAATGAGCGGGAGTTTACGCTGATCCTGTTCACTCTGGATGAGTCGGCGGCGAGCCGCGAACTTGCGCCGCTGGCGGGACATTATCCTTGTCTGCGGCTGGGTCCGCCGTGGTGGTTTTTCGATAGCCCGGAAGGGATGCAGCGGTTTCGGGAGAACGTGACGGAGACGGCCGGTTTTTACAACACAGTTGGCTTCAATGATGACACTCGCGCGTTTCTGTCGATTCCTGCGCGGCATGATGTGGCGCGTCGCATGGATTGCGCCTTCCTGGCGAAGTTAGTGGTGGAGCATCGCCTGGATGAGGATGAAGCGGTCGAGGTGGCGCGGGACCTCACTTACAACCTGGTTCGTTCGGCTTACAAGCTGTAG
- a CDS encoding L-rhamnose mutarotase, with translation MRVCFVLKVRAERVDEYTKRHAEVWPEMLDALRETGWHNYSLFLRPDGLLIGYLETADFERAVAGMKEHAVNARWQAEMAPFFELPEQGAADENMLPLREVFHLD, from the coding sequence ATGCGCGTTTGTTTCGTTTTGAAGGTACGAGCCGAGAGGGTGGATGAATACACGAAGCGCCATGCCGAGGTCTGGCCGGAGATGCTGGATGCACTTCGCGAGACGGGTTGGCACAACTACTCCTTGTTTCTTCGGCCGGATGGGCTGCTGATTGGCTATCTGGAGACGGCTGATTTCGAGAGGGCGGTTGCGGGCATGAAAGAACATGCGGTGAATGCACGATGGCAGGCGGAGATGGCTCCGTTCTTTGAGCTGCCTGAACAGGGTGCGGCCGATGAAAACATGCTGCCGCTGCGGGAGGTCTTTCATCTGGACTGA